The Gossypium arboreum isolate Shixiya-1 chromosome 6, ASM2569848v2, whole genome shotgun sequence DNA window AACAAGAATGTATGGCTTTCTAGGTTGTTGGTCAGTCCCGAAATTCACATAAGATGCATGGTCATTTGTCAAAGAAGAAATGCAAATCCAAGTTTTCATTTATAATTGTTGTACTAACCACATTTTACTCATCATTCCAGTAATGGTTTCCATTTAGTTAAGGCACCGTAACAATGTACTAAAATTACTTGTAATTCCAACAATTCATGATGCTCGTAAATGGGTTCATGGTTATCTTGCATCTCAAAATTACTGGCCTAGACTTTGTCAGCAATGCCAGGAGATATAATCAATATCACACATTGCTCTAGCTCTAAGCAGCTCAAAGATGCAAGATGAAGTTCTAGAGAAGTTCATAAACGCCACAATGAATCTTCGCACCTTTTTTTAAGTAATTATCAACGAACAGAAAGGGCAATGAGAAGAAGCAATTATCCTCCGTAGATTATACTATTTCATGAAATGCACACAGATGATCATGGGACAAGAAATCGACCAAATATAAAATAACAGAGAAATATGATTATTTAAAAGTCTACAAGGGAAAATAAAACAACATTCCACGTACCGAAGAGAGAGAAAATATCATCCCAGACTGCTATTTCAGGGTTTAACATTTCACTGGGCAACAAAGATGAGCAAATAAACAAGCTACAGAACCATGTATATTAATGTCCTCTTTCAAAATTAATGCGAGATCTATTAGATCCTCCTTCATAGCCATCTCGCATGGACGAACCTGCACTTGCTTTCATTGTCCCTCCACTACCCACTTTGTCCATGGCTTTCTTGCCCTTCTTGACCTCTGTCAAGAACTGGTCAAGACCGAATGGATCAGCTTCTTCAACTTCCTTTTCAAACTCAACTGGCCTGTCTCTTGGACCACTCTTCTCAGAAGTACCAGCAAACGCCTTGTCAGGTTTAAACCTCTCAGTTTTCATTATTTTCTCTAACTGCTCATCAGCGCCACCGTACATGTCCGAATCCACATCTTTCTTTGGCCTGTAGAGTGTCGAGAGAGTAGGTTGCGCTGTGAATAGACCCTTGTCGTAGATGTTGTATTGATCATCAGTTGCAAATCCAGAATCCATTCCTTTCTCCTGGTTAAATAACCTTTGATCATACATTACTTCCCCACCTCTTCCAGCACCAGTAGAAGCCATACCAAGAGCAACTTTTTCACTAATATCTCTATCTCTATCTCTTGTAATCTTACTCTTTTTACCTATGGCAGCATCTTTGGCCTCCAACCTTCTCTCTCTCTCCCTTTCTCTACGACGCTCTTCACGTATCTTCGCCCTCTGCAACCGCTCCTCCCTTTCTTCCTTCGATTCCTTTGGCATATCCCTTTCTCTTTCCCTCGCAGGCTCATAATCCACTCTCGTATCAGTCTCCATCGCACTTCTATCAGATGACATTGGAACAGCAGTAGATGGTGCCACCGTCCCAGTTCTCTCAGAACGGGCTTTAGCAGCTAAAGCTCGCAACTCCTGCTCCTTCCTTTCCTTCTCCTTCATCATCATCTCTTTCTGCACCTTTGATCTCATTGCCACAGCTTCTCTAGCCTTCTGCTCTGCAACATACAAAGCCTCAGACAGCTTTGCAAAGTTATCGTTAATCTGAACCTCCTGTAAACCTCTTCCATCAGCAGCAAGTCGCTTATCCAGCGGAATAGTATACCCTTTTGGATTCTTCCAGTTTGAAATACAAGGTGGAATTTTCCAGTCCTGCTGATCCTTCACAGTAACAGGACGTGGAGGGGAATGCATCACTGGCACTGGTGGAGATCCCGAAGCCTTAGGTACCCTCTTATGCTTAAACTTGGGAGGCTCAAGAGGATCAACAGGCATCTCCACCATTCTAATTATCCTCTCCTTAGCACCTGAATTAAACGCAGCCGATTGCTGTGAAGGCTTATACTTAATATACTTTGAATCCGAGGACTGTTTCGGAACATTCTTAGGCTGTGCAGCGCTCAATCTCACATTAACTATCTTCTCTAAAGCTGCCTTAGTTTCTTGCATAGTTTCCTCGATCTCTTTTTGCATCTCCTCCTCTTCTTCCCCCTCATCATCACCCTCTTCCTCATTCCTCAAAATCTTAGGAATTAAATCCTTATGCTGCGAATAAACAATCTTCTTGGCATTCTCATTCTGCTTAACTATTGCATCATAAGCCAAATTCCCACGAGCATCAACAGTCACCGGAAGAATCTTCGATCCAGGTTTTGCCCCTTTAACCCTTCCCATATCAAGCGGGTATTGAGCAATATGTATTTCAGGGAAAGCTCCTCCATCTCCAAAGTCTTCAACTTTCCTAGGAACAAATCCGGCGCGCTTCAAGTAAGGCGGTACTGGCTTCGCCTTTACGACAGTGGATTTCTCTTCCTCCGACGTACTAAACCGTTGTTTAAACCAAGGATCATTCGCGTGATCATAATAGGTCGACGTTGAGTTTTTCGCATCTGGTAAAAGATGCTTCAAAGCCGCCATGGCGGATCCAAATCTACAAGATTTCTGCCTAACAAATAATAAGCAAAAGAAAAAACCTGACATTTATTAAATAAACGATTTAGAAAGCGAATAACATAAGAAAAGAAAACGCTCCGAACACAAAATCAGGAAACCCTAATTTAAACAAAAAGAGGATAAATACCTTAAAAAGGTCTTGAACTGATCGGGTCGAACTGAGCAGCACCTAGCTATGTCGATAGTCGGCTGTCGAAAGGGGTATTCGGGTAGGGTTAAGATTAGAGGGTCAGGATCGCaaatataaggaaagaaaaaataTCCGATGGGATAATTTTAGATTAGAACGCTGCGTTTTTAAGGCAGGCAGGTCCGCTTTTGGTTACTCAAATGACCCATTTGAGAAtcaatattttattatgtattatttatgaatacatcattatttattaaatattaaaaagttagttaaatattaattataagtaTTGTATATTTTTTCAGTACAACACAATATCATtaggtaaaataaaaaatagggaaattttattaataaatattaataatttcatttaaataataataataataattattattatatttttcttgaaatttaattttaaatttagtgTTTAAGTAAAAAAAAGTATTAATTTTAAACTTGTGCCATGCATGAAAAGTAGATTTATTGGTCACTGCCTATTGATCTATCGTGTATCATTTATTAACTATGCCATCAGAACAAATATATAATTTTGGTGCAAAAACCTTTTCATAGAATATGTGCCTGTGAGAAACAGAAAACAtaatttgcttaaaatatttttgaaagctTTAAAGCAAATGTTGTGTATTTTTCAAATCCGCAAAAGAATTGAATatattagttatttttattttctaaaaatacaaaattttctcATTCTAGTCTTTGATTGTGACAGTAAATATCATACATGGCAATTTAAgggttttgtttttaaattttatttaattaattgtaaaGAATGGGAATTTTAAGGTTGTACATAAATGGATTTCATTTGATAATTGTTTAAATCTCCCAATTTCCTACTTTCTTACCATTGAATTTAGTTATCCAACTGAATTCTATTTATACATGATTGTGCAATTTTAGCATTTGTatagatataattataattttttattttttatttaaatcctATTAATATAATAGGttctattatttaaaaataatttcaatataATTAGGatcttaaattctaaattttatttttaattttaatttcaccaTTGTTTATGCATAAAATTAGACTATACTGTTACCTTTCCACTAGTTTTTATTAATCTATTATCATAACTacttaatttaaaattatgtaaGTCATACCTACagataaaaagtgaaaaagttaaaagagttaattttattACTTCTATTTTATATGAATGATATTTCTAATTTTATTACTTAATCGAATGGAAATCAATATTGAGATGTTTGAATGTGAAATAAACCATTACCTAATGGTACAATAAGCTTATtagatgtaaaataaataaaaggctaAAATAATAACCCAACCTTTTAAGGATTTCTCATTTAAGAGTCAaaccttttaaaatatttaaatattgagTTTAATCTTTTCAAATTTGTTCACATTAAGACTTATAACTGAGTTGGACTGTGCATGAGAAGCATATGCCTAAAAAATACTTATGTGCCAAAAATTGATGAGGCTAACGAATTGAGTTTGATTAAAATTGatagataaaaaaataaattaaaagaaaattttatattaaaaacaaaaaGAGAGATAAAAATAacaatcctttttatttaatgtGAGTTCGAGTGTGTTGAAATGCATTATCCTGAGTTGAGGAGAAACTATGAGTAGCTTTAGACATTATATCAAAAAAACAGAAATGATATGAActataatgagattaatgtttaaaaaaacttaaaatttttattttttttttgttggcaCCCTCTCTATGAACAAAAGAGGTGAAAAATTGAAAGGAAATTTCAGCAAGAAGACGATCAAAAGAGAGTGAATCGAAGCTTTTCATATTAGCATGTAAATATTTTGGTTACTTTTGATTTTGCTTTAAAGTTTAGTTCTTTTTAACAGCAACTTTTGATTCAAAGTtacatggtttttttttttttttaaaagttagtTGATCTAAAGATTGttatttaagtattttattttattttagtgtaTTTGGATACTTATGTTTTTAAATGGTAATTGCAGTTTTTTTTTAACAGATAGAGGATAGAAAATGTTGAAAGTCTTTTTCAGCTTTGTCACCTCCCACAAGCTTTGAGTGTTTTTCCTGGTTGGTCTTTAAACATCTAGCagccaacaacaacaacaacaaaaaaaaaaaaaaagtctgcCATGAAAAAGATAGTCTGCCTTGAAGATGGAGTTGAACAACCcaatcgattttaaaaaatatttagcaATTTAGGCCCTTTTATTTTCTCATATTCAGTTGACATGTCAACAAACACGTTTTACAAAATGCattttctttattaatttaacaCATCATCTCCTTTGATCAAATGATTAAATGTTAGTATGTTGTTCTTGAGTTTTTGGTTTGATTCCTCTCTTATTcacttgtattttttattttatgttgttttaaacttttttaaaaattttaattaataaatatattattttgaagttttttaattgttatttttaattaataactcttttatttatataaataaaataataaatatgtaatcatataataaaaatgtaatttgTATATATCATTAAATGTGAGTAAAAGAAGAATCGAACTTGAAACTCAAGAACAAAACTACtatcatttaaccatctaacaaAAAAGATGATTTGTTAAGTTATTAAAGAAAACGAGTTTTAAAACATGTCAACTGAAAATGCTTCCTGCAGAAAGTATTTTCTGTTTCTCTTCCCAAAATCGGTCTATTTCCCTAAATATGGGCAAAAGCGGCCTAAATctctaaatattttttaaaatcagcCCTTTCTTCTAATTTACCCTTTGGGTATTAAGTGTGACATCTGTATTATGCCTCGAAGCTAGGTATAGTGCTATGCTAGGTTAGGAAATATTAGAGAATTttttaaatgagaaaaataagaaaattaagtGTTAATGTAGAAAATAGTGAAAACtaatagagaaaagaaaattgcTTTCTAGATGAGAAAACTTAATTTAAACCAATATCTCAATTGTAGAAGAATAGAAATTATTGTGGCAAAATTAGAATAGAATCCACGGAATTGATGGTAAATGAGGGAGGACTAAGATGAAATTTTACCATAATAGAAAATGACTCATATAAGGTAATACGGAAAAGATGGAGGGTGGAATGGTAAATGAATAAATAAGATTTTTAAGAAACATAATCAtgattagggactaatttgtaaagctTTGATTGGTTGCAATaattaatgatattttatttttattaataaaatatttagataTTTTAGAATAAAATTGTGGAAGGATGAAGAGAAATCATCCAATTTTTCTCTCCATCTTCACATTACCCTTCTTTATCATTTTCAACTTTCACTTTTATTCCAAGTAAGTCCAACCACCATTTCCAAGCCATTGCAAGCTTAAATCTTCCAATTCCTTTGAAGTTTTCTTAGTAAATTCAATAGAGAAGACTAATAGACACCTTAGTTTCATGAGAGGAAGCATCACTAGTAGTctttgaagaaagaaagaaaagaatagaaattaTTTTTGAGAATAAGGTAATAAATGATGAAACTTTAATGGaatttatatgtattttatacGAATGGAATAGAAGTATTATTTGATTGTAGTTTTAACATATAGATGTATGTGTTTTGACATGGAAATtgtaaacaaagaaaagaaaaagaaatgccaaattgaagaaaaaggaaaagaggtgatCAAGGAGTAAGAAGGAAGGAAAACATATCAACTCAAGCTTTGTTGTAAGTACTACAAGGAATTTATCTTATTTTCCTAGATATTAATTATATATCATGTTAATTAGTTAGAATAATTATGGATATATTGTGTTAAtataaagggattaaattgtaaagacaATGaaatatgttatgaaaatatgaaTAAGACCCAAAAGATGGTATACAAAGTTTTTTGGTAAGATACTTATGTTGTGAATGAGAAAAATGTGAAAAAGTTGCACATTATatatgtaacagctcgtttttcggtggtgtcaaaaatagtgatttcggggCCATCAAATTCGATGAGTAAAttcgtaaatattatatttaatatttatgatttaATTGTGACTTTGAAAAAGTATTTGATATagtaatttttgttttaaaagcaATTTATTAAgagtggtaagaccctaaggtcaagtggttttagaaaatgaggtatctggacctcgtttctataaactgagtatcgggacctcgtttctataaactgagccgtaaatatttttataaatatttaaggagtgtcattaaggtggtattaaagtgtcattgaaaaattttaacgtttcgatattaattaaaaatgactaaattgtaaaatatgtaaaatttgatcactatttgatttgagtgattaaatggttaattgaataaaggaaaagggatttaaatgttaattaaaccATGGTCAAAGTTTCCAACCGGTGGTGTTATGATTGAATCCACTAGCTTTTGGATTAATTGTTCttttagtcctaattagtttaggattaaattgtaaataagtttcTTTAGTtagaattttatttaattgaaggaccaattgtgAAATTAAACTTTCTTGTGATGGTAATTATGCCATATATTAATGTGATGGAAAAATATGGACATGACTttggtatttttttattttattaaccaagggcaaaatggtaatttgataattaattaaaataaaataaaataacaaaaggctAAATTCTTATCATCTTTTTGATTTCATCTTCAACAAACTGAATGTCCATGGAAGCATGAAGCTAAGTTTCAGCCATGGTGAAATTCCATGCATGTAAGTCTGATTTAgccccatttcttttaatttttatgtttttgagatcgttacaaccTGGTCCCGCTGGCCTGTACCttcaattttgaaactgttaaagattttgaatgtttccattgattaaccttgtgattttagatgttaagtGATGAATTTAGACTGTTGAttgatatttaaaagtattttattaagtgaattttgatgaattttttattAGAGACCAAATTGTTAAAATAGGAAAAGTACAAGAATTTATTGTGAAATTTTTGCATGAATGGGCTGTTTTGGATACCAAGAACATTCAGCTAAGCTCAATTTTGGGTAAGAAtggttaattttcatgttttgggctcatagactaaattgaataaaagtaaaactttaggggcaattttgtaaaaatatcaaaatggtcaaattgcatgaaatgaattgttttgttgcctaaattaatatattgtatgaaattattaatttagataaagatCGGAtggaaaatcgagaaaaataaaaaattatcaaaatgccctTAAACTTTGGTAtctctgcaatttagccaggtaagttcgtacgtttaCATagcattttaaattattgttttaaatgcTATTATCTTATATTATCATATTATGCCTTGATAGAAAATCCAACGACGTATCGACAACCttcaaataatgaaaaggaatagcttcagctatcgaatatgaaaagggatagttTCAGCTATCGAATATGAAAACGGATAGTTTCAGCTATCAATTATGACAACGGATGGTAACGACCAtcaactatgaaaagggatggtgacaacCATCAAATAtaaaaagggatagcttcggctattgattatgaaaagagaTGGTGACAAACAtcaactatgaaaagggatggtgacgaccatccaATAGGAAAAAGGGTAGCTTCGGCaatcgaatatgaaaagggatagcttcgactatcaaatatgaaaagggatggtttcgaccatCGATTAAAGAAAAGGGATGGTTACGACCATAGTTTAACACACTTGTGTGAGATACGGTAAAGGTTCCGTTTAACTTCACTATGACAAATATGGAAAGGGATGATGTACCTGTAACCCCCCATGCCCGTATCAGTCGCcaagacagggttcgaggtgctaccgaaATTACACACTAATAAACAAACAAAACCATGTCATAAATcggtatttcaatttaaaatttctcaaatttcatctttaagtccctaatatggacctacgaggcccaaaatatgcttaggaagtgatttgggactaaaccgggaactttggaaactttttcttgaaaataggggcgcatgcccgtgtggcctgggacattcccgtgtggcctgcccgtggggCCAGCCCGTAGGCAGATCTGTCTTGCTCACACGACCGTGGGACTAGCCTGTGGGTGATTCTGACTTtgccacatggcctgggcacacgcccatgtgacttggccgtgtaaagacctgatttttcactatttttaagctattttcacatatcaAACATATCTAGTTCATGCCCAAAATATTGacttataaatcttgatcaaataacattcatttATCCATTTCCTGTACCTAAACACAATTATACAGTAATAGAATCCaaccaatcaattatttcaagccaaaacatgtatatttcattttcaaacacaaaacatcGCATTCAACAAACTTTGCATACTTAATCACTCATACAATTACATTATCAAATCacctcctatacatgtcatataaataaaaaatttgtttaacaaaatctaccgaagtaaatctggatagtgtgattcttgttgtagatccgatcctccgtatgtatattagtcaatctacaaaacaaatatcgtacacaagtaagcttataaaagcttattaagctcataggcataaaaacacaaattgtACCGAAcattgtacacaatcatatatcttttAATTTAACTACTTTatcctgtaaatcacaaattcattatTAAGCTCCTTTGAATAATTTCTATGTTGCTATTCACGAATTTAACTTCTTTGGGCCACTTTTTCTCATTTGTTTCCATTGTCAAATTATGGAATACTaatggaattgagtgcttcattatcacattgccatagtaaactatggacttgcaaattgtcacatatcacacaccgaagccatagccctgctatggtcttacacggatcacattacacaccgatgccatatcccaaatatggtcttatacggaatcacattatcatgtCACACCGATGCCATggcccagatatggtcttatacgggaacaCATATCATACTGCATCGATGCCATAGCCTAGTTATGGTCTTAAACGGACGCACATATCACATATTTTCCATCGATTCATCATAGTCACAGAAtgaaagcactcaaatccattgttccaacTAATTTGTACTTTCAATTACacattatttagtaattaatacaatttgataatattttatttacagtaaaatactttaacaatcataagattttcatatcaaacattgaactttgtcatatgaacttacctggctaatttgcaaaagtcgtaaaaatttagggactattcttgaattttctcctttccacgattcactttttttttcttaaactataattataaaatcattccttcattagcatctattttgattctattctatttcacaacttatgcccttaaattttttaaattacacTATTACCCAAACTTTTTagtctttacaatttagtccctgcttaatttattcatcaattaaactaattcctttcaaatatcattttatctaaaTACTAAAAACTACTTCACAGTCTTTGACACTCCAAGCTTCAAtacaaaaccctaatttcaacaactttcacaattagatcctaaaattaatttctatgaaaatctcttcataaaatcatcatataatgaaattaaaacttcaattccataataaatcatcataaaatttcagcacttattcatgggaactttcaaaattacccatgaaatcaaaaactaatgaattaaacaagtggacctagttgtaaaaatcttaaaaacacaaaaattacaagaaataatcaagagttGAACTTACATGCTGTAGAATATAAAAAACCAGCTTCTTAAAAGCTCTCTAATTGTCTTTTTAGCTGATGAAAAAATGTTGAATTCTCTAGAATTACCCACTACATCATATTTTACTATTGAATTTTtaccctatttccaattttgccccttgttcacacttgatttttatttttactgcACACACATGCCATCCAgcccaataataggtgtttaattacctatttagttctcctttaattattactagagctatttaatcacatctaataattttgcacttaattcaatttagtcctttttacccaattaactaccgaaaccttaaaatttcttgacgaaactttaatactaacttattaacactccttaaatatttctaaaaatatttatggtccggtttatgaattcgaggtc harbors:
- the LOC108486544 gene encoding SNW/SKI-interacting protein-like produces the protein MAALKHLLPDAKNSTSTYYDHANDPWFKQRFSTSEEEKSTVVKAKPVPPYLKRAGFVPRKVEDFGDGGAFPEIHIAQYPLDMGRVKGAKPGSKILPVTVDARGNLAYDAIVKQNENAKKIVYSQHKDLIPKILRNEEEGDDEGEEEEEMQKEIEETMQETKAALEKIVNVRLSAAQPKNVPKQSSDSKYIKYKPSQQSAAFNSGAKERIIRMVEMPVDPLEPPKFKHKRVPKASGSPPVPVMHSPPRPVTVKDQQDWKIPPCISNWKNPKGYTIPLDKRLAADGRGLQEVQINDNFAKLSEALYVAEQKAREAVAMRSKVQKEMMMKEKERKEQELRALAAKARSERTGTVAPSTAVPMSSDRSAMETDTRVDYEPARERERDMPKESKEEREERLQRAKIREERRRERERERRLEAKDAAIGKKSKITRDRDRDISEKVALGMASTGAGRGGEVMYDQRLFNQEKGMDSGFATDDQYNIYDKGLFTAQPTLSTLYRPKKDVDSDMYGGADEQLEKIMKTERFKPDKAFAGTSEKSGPRDRPVEFEKEVEEADPFGLDQFLTEVKKGKKAMDKVGSGGTMKASAGSSMRDGYEGGSNRSRINFERGH